From the genome of Polynucleobacter sp. AM-7D1:
TTGTAGTGCTGACCACGACTGATAGGCCAATCTCATGTCTACCCAAACCCGCATTGTTTTTATTGTTTCAGACGGTACCGGCATTACCGCCGAGAACTTCAGCCAATCGATTTTGGCCCAATTTGAGGCCACTTTTAAGCACATTCGGGTGCCTTTTGTGGATAGCCCTGAAAAAGCGCATGACGCGGTTTCTAACATCAATCAGGCTGCCGTCAAATACGGAGTTCAGCCTATCGTTTTCACCACTTTGGTGAATCCAGACCTTAATCAGATTGTCGGTAAGGCTAATGGCTTGATTCTGGATATGTTCCAGACTTTTGTGGCACCTTTGGAGCAAGCTCTAGGGGTCAAATCGACCCATGCCATGAACCGCCTTCACCACAATGCCGATACCGAAGCCTACAAAAACCGCATTGAGGCTATTAACTACTCCCTAGCCCATGATGATGGTCAGTCAAACAAGAACCTTGCTGAGGCTGACGTCATTTTAGTGGGCATCTCCCGAGTGGGCAAAACGCCAACCAGTCTTTACCTGGCAATGCAATACGGTATGAAAGCAGCGAACTACCCTCTCATTCCTGAAGATTTTGAACGGGGGCAATTACCAAAGGATTTAATCCCCTATCGCAATAAGATTTTTGGCTTAATGATTGATGCTGAACGTTTATCGGAGATTCGTAATGAGCGACGCCCAGGCAGTAACTATGCCAAGCTAGAAAACTGTCGCTATGAAATCAATGAAGCCACCGCCATGATGAAAAAAGAATCTATTCCTTGGGTGGCTACAACGAGTAAATCGATTGAAGAGATTGCCACCACCGTATTGCAATCCATTAAGTCAGATAAAACAATTCTAGGCTAGTCTTTTATTGGCTTTACTTAGCATCATTGTTTAACTACGGCGCACTCGAACCGTTTCAAATAAGCAGATCGCTGCTGCCGTAGAAACATTCAGGGATTCAACTCTTGGATCAATCGGAATGGATACGCCCTTGGCTTGAGCCATCAGGTCTTCAGAAACGCCCTGCCCTTCACTTCCCATCACCCAAGCAACTGGATGAATCAATACCTTAGGCATATTGAAGAGATCAAGCTCACCATCGGCAGTAGCAGCGAGTAAAGGCGCTGTTACCGCGCTCAGCACTTGCGGGGTTGACCAACCCTCATACAGATCTAGCAGACGATGTGCGCCCATCCCAGCACGCAATACTTTGCTTGACCAAAGATGGGCACAACCCGTTAATGCAATGACTTGAGTAAAGCCAGCCGCTGCAGCAGTGCGTAAGATCGAGCCCACATTCCCCGCATCCTGAATACGATCCAAAATAATCACATCGCCAGAAATCGTCGCAACTGATTTTTGGGGATTTAATGCAGACTCCGGGAGATCTAGTAAGCCCGCAATCTGGGGAGCATTGACCAAATCACTGAGCAAGTCCCACAAGCCTTTATCCAGCTGATAAACCCGAGTATCAGGACAAATTTCTACATGGTCATAAACGGCTTGCGCAATTTCTGGGTTTTGCAAACCTAACTCTGAGGTAATTAAGGTCTTGAGCCCTGGATTACCCACCCAGGTTTGCACTAAATGGATGCCTTCCAGCAAAGCCTGACCGCAAGCAAATCTGGCCTTCTGACCTTTGGGGCCAGTAGCTTGTAATTGACGAATTTCCTTAAACAGGGAATTGTCTTTTGAGCTAATAAATTCCATTTTCATAGTTGGGATTATCAGCTATGCAGAGCTAAGACATTGCGAACAGGGGAAAAGCTCCGACGATGCTGATCGCAGGCGCCAAACTCTTTAAGAGCAGCAAAGTGCGCTTCTGTTGGATATCCCATATGTTGAGCAAAGCCATACTGGGGATGTAACTCATGTAAGGCCATCATTTGACGATCACGCGTGACTTTAGCCAAGATTGATGCTGCTGAAATCGCCGGCTCTTTGGTATCACCCTTCACAATAGCTTCTGCTGAGATTGGAAGCTCAGGACAGCGATTGCCATCGATTAGAGCTTTATCTGGCCAGCCACCCAAACGTGTGGTGAGATCTTCAATTGCACGGCGCATTGCGAGCATCGTCGCTTGCAAAATATTAATCTCATCAATCTCAGCTGGACTCGCTTCGCCGATACCCCAGGCTTTTGCCTTGAGCTGAATTTGCTCAAACAGAAACTCGCGTCTGGCGGCTGATAACTTCTTAGAATCTTTTAATCCAGCAATAGGGTTCTCGGGATCAAGAACAACAGCGCCGGCAACAACCGCCCCCGCTAATGGGCCACGCCCAGCCTCGTCAATACCACATACCCAAATCATGCTCACACAGTGGTCCGATTTTTACTAGCAGTAATTGTTTGTGCCACAGCCTGCGCAACCAATAAACCTGTTGGTCTACGCAAGGTCTCGTGCATTTCTGCAAAACGGGTTTTTAGCTGGGCAACTTTATTGGGCTTATTTAACCAATCGACTAAGGCATCAGCTAATTTGTTTGGAGTCGCATCATCTTGCAGAAGCTCGGGGACAACGAACTCGCCACAGAGAATATTCGGTAAACCCACGTAGGGCAAGTAACCCTGTCGCTTCATAATCTGTGCGGTTAACCAAGGTACCTTGTAGGAGATCACCATCGGCTTTTTCCAGAGTGCAGCCTGCAATGTTGCAGTACCACTGGCAATGAGGACGACATCGGCAGCCTCAAGTACTGCATCAGCCTCACCATCAATCAGATAAATTTTGAGGTCAGGATTTTTATCTAGGGTATTTTTTAATTGCGCCTCAAGCGGCTCTCGTAAGCGCGGTGTAGCAACCGGAATAACAAAATGAATCGCCTGGCCCGGCATCAGCTTCGTGAGCTCTGCCATCGTCTCAAAAAAGACGGGTGCAATAAGTTCAATTTCTGAACCGCGACTACCCGGTAGAACAGAAACCACGATTCCATTTAATGTATTGACTGGCAGGCTTAGGATTTTTTCTATCCTTTGCTTAGCCATTACTGGATTTGGTTCTAGCGGAATCTCACTTGCTAGAGGATGACCAACATAAGTTGCGCTAATGCCAGCACGTTCATAAATCTCAGTTTCAAAGGGAAAGATGCAGAGCATGCGCTCTACTGCTTGCTTAATCTTCGTAATACGCCCTGCTCTCCAAGCCCAAATCGAAGGAGAAACAAAGTGCAAAGTTGGAATGCCTGCTTTACGCAAAGCTAACTCGACACCCAAATTGAAATCCGGCGCATCAATACCCAAATACACATCAGGGCGACCTTCACCAGTGAGATTGCTGATGAGCTCCTTACGTAGTTTTAGAATGGCGGGCAGTTGCTTAATAGCCTCAACGTAACCGCGAACACTGAGTGTCTCCATTGGCCAATCTGAGCGCAGACCTTGCTCCTGCATACGAGGGCCACCAATGCCATAAACCACTAGATTAGAAGTATCAGGGATCTGCTTTAGCGCACTCAATACTGGCGCTGCCAGCAAGTCGCCCGAGGGCTCTCCGGCAACACAAGCAAGTTTGGACACTCGATTGACTCTATCGAATAATGCCGCGTGTAGAGGCGGCAATAAAGTCATGGAATTCTGTTAGCTTCTCTGCAGTAGCGGCATCAGATACGCTAGCCAGAGCCATCTTCTGAATCTCTACCTTAGCCTCTTCGAAACTTAGGCTATCCTTGTAGAGAACTTTATACGCCTGACGCAGCGCAGAAATCGTTTCACTGGAGAAACCACGGCGCTTCAGCCCTTCCACATTAATGCCATGTGGAGAAGCCTTATCACCTGCAGCAATCACAAATGGTGGAATGTCTTGTACTAACGCAGAAGCACCACCCAACATAGCGTGTTGGCCGATACGGACAAACTGATGCACGCCTGACATGCCACCCATGATTGCCCAGTCACTTACCTTCACATGACCAGCAATTTGCGCGTTGCTCGAGAAAATCGTGTGATTGCCGATTTGGCAGTCATGCGCAATGTGCACATATGCCATGATCCAGTTGTCATCACCAATGCGGGTAATACCTTCATCCTGAGATGTACCAGTATGGATAGTCGTGAACTCACGAATCGTATTGCGGTCACCAATAATGAGTTGTGTTGGCTCGCCACGGTATTTCATATCCTGAGGGGCGCCACCAATAGCCGCAAAGTGTGCAAAATTATTCTCTTTACCGATCGTGGTGTAACCCTCGATCACAGTATGCGAACCAATCTTACTGCCAGCGCCAATTTTGACATTTGGTCCAATAACAGAATATGGACCAATCTCTACATCACTAGCGATCTCAGCCTTGCTATCAACTACAGCGGATGCATGAATCCGAGTCATTACGCGCCTTTCGTACGAACAGCACAAGTAATATTTGCTTCAGCAGCAAGTTCACCGTCAACAGTGGCTTGCACTTGAAACTTGTATATACCAGCTCGTTCACGCTCTAGCTTAGCTGTCATGATCAGCTGGTCACCAGGCAATACTGGTTTCTTAAATCGGGCACCATCAATACCGGCAAAATAGTAAATGGCATTTTCTTCGCGTACTTCTGAAAAGGTCAGAAGTGCAGCGGTTTGAGCAAGCGCCTCAATAATTAGAACGCCTGGCATTACCGGAAAATCTGGAAAGTGCCCCTGAAAGAATGGCTCGTTCATGGTGACATTCTTAAGCGCAGTAATACTCTGACGAGGCTCAATCTCTAACACGCGATCAACCAATAAAAATGGATAGCGATGAGGCAACAACTTCAAAATTTGATTGATGTCGATAGCGATGGGTTTGCTCATGTGTTTACCTACTGGATAAAGTTTCTAATTTTTGAATGTGGTGACGAATTTATTTAGATTTATCTAATAATCGTAAGCGTTGACGTATTTTATCGAGGCCGCGCAAAATGGCAGCATTTTTCTCCCAGGCGCCATGTAGCATTGAAGGATAAACGCCTGTGTAATGCTGGCCTGGCTCGGTAATAGAACGAATAATCGAGGTATTTCCAGAAACCGTAGTTTTATCAGCAATAGTGAGATGACCTGCAAAATTAGCCGCACCGCCAATAATGCAGAAGTTACCAATTTTGGTGCTACCTGAGATAGCTGCGCAACCCGCGATCACACAACAGTTACCCACCACCACGTTATGGGCGATCTGAACTTGGTTATCAATCTTAGTTCCACTACCTATGATGGTGTCACTCATGGCGCCACGATCAATCGTCGTAGACGCACCAATCTCAACATCATTACCAATCACTACAGCACCAGTTTGAGGAATCTTGACCCACTCGGCGCCGGTTGCAGAAAAATCAGGAGCAAAACCAAAGCCGTCTGCACCAATCACAGCACCACTGTGAATAATGCAACGCTCACCAATAGTAGTCTCCGAATAAATCGAGACATTGGGGTAAATTAAAGTGTCGCTTGCAATGGCGGAATTTCTAGCAACTGAAGTATTGCCTAATAAGCTAACACGCTCACCCAATTTCACGCCAGGGCCAATTTGTACAAATGGTCCGATATGACATGAATCTGGGATATTTACAGATGGGTCTACTGCGGCACTTGAGTGCACACCAGGAGCATAAATTGGCGCAGATGCTTTCGCAAAATGCTGCGCCATTCTGGCAAAAGTAGCGTAGGGATTTTTGGAAACAAAATACACGCGCCCCACTGAGTTGCTTCCGGGATTTGCCTGAAGGAAGTCTGCGTCAGCTTGATTAACAATCAATCCACCAGCAGCACTATCACTAGCCTGTTGACGGTATAGCGGATTTGAGAGAAAGGAAATCTGGCTGACTTGGGCTCGCTCGAGAGGAGCGAGACCCTGAAGCACGAGGGAGCCATCCCCCACCAAGCTTACTTGAAACTGTTCGGCCAGCTCGATGGCGGTGGGCATAAAACTTACTTGAGACTATTCAAAGCCTTGATGACATCATCAGTTACATCAACCTTAGGATTGGCATAGGCTGGATCTTGAATAATGACATCAATTTTTCTTTGGTCAGCAATTTGCTTGAGGGCTTGATTTGCTTTTTCAGCAATCTTGGCGCGCTCTTCAAAATTACGCTGATTCAGATCTTCCGTGTACTCACGTTGTTTGCGCTGCAGTTCACGATCTTGGTCAGCCAGCTCGCGCTGACGACGAACACGATCCGCCTCAGACATCACTGCTGAGTCGCGATCTAATTTTTCTGCTGCAGCTTTAATTCTTTCAGCGCTACTACGAATCTCATTCTGACGCTTCATAAACTCATTTTGCAACTTAGTCTGACTTGCTTTAGCCATATCCGATTCGTTGAATACTTTTTCAACGTTCACAGCTGCAACACGAGTGCCGGCATCTTGCGCAAATGCCTGAGGCAAAGCGATTAGTGAAGAAACAGCAATTAAGCCGTATTGAATCCATTTTGAAGATTGACGAAGCTTCATAAAACTTTCCTTAAACAATTAAAACGCTGTACCAACTTGGAACTGCAAACGCTGAATATTATCCGTTGGTAACGACTTGATTGGAATACCGTAACTGAATTTTAGCGGGCCCAGTGGTGATATCCATGATAAACCTAAGCCATAAGAATATCGCAAGACGAGATTGATGTTTTCGTTATAAACGTTACCGCCGTCTACGAAACCAAATACGCGGAGGGTTTTATCAACGCCAGACCCAGGAACTGGGACGGTGTACTCAACGTTGCTGACAATTTTGGACTGACCGCCGGTAGGTTGATTCAGGCCGGTATAGGTATTGACGTAGGTAGGTCCAAGTGATCCTGGAGCATAGCCTCGAACAGATCCAATTCCACCCACATAGTAGTTTTTGGTAATCGGAAATGGGTACTTGCCGTATGCCTCACCATAACCAACTTCACCATTAAAGGACAGGATATTGCCCTTTGAGAAGGAGTGATATTTTTGATACTGACCAAACAAACGATAGAACATCATATTTCCAACCGGTGTACCTAATTCAGCATTCAGCTGCTGCAAGGAACCTGTTGATGGAATCAGCGTGCTATCTCGACCATCACGTGACCAACCAATTGTGATTGGAACGTTGTAAGTATTGAGTGTTGCAGGATAGCCTGGGGCAGCAATGCCATAGTCCTGCATGTAATTCAAATATGGTGTTGGCGTATTAATACTGGATTGGATTTGGAATACTTCAAATCCAGTACCGAAGAAGACTCTATCTACTTCGGTGTAGGGAACGCCAAACTTGATATTCGAACCAACAGATTTAATTTGGTAATCAGGGTCACCGGTGTAGTACAGCGGCTTAGATGAGCGGTAGTACAAATCGGTGAAGCGGCTAATACCATCCTCAGTGAAGTAAGGGTCATAGTTTGATAAAGCCAAACTTTGATTAATCTTACCGAGGGAGAAATTCAAGCCCACTGCCGTACCAGTACCGAAGGCATTCTCTTGATTAATACCAGCAGAAAGAATCAACTTCTCAGTGGATGAGAAACCGGCACCCAGAGTAATTGCGCCAGTTGGCTTCTCGGTGACCTTCACGTTCACGTCAACCTGATCAGCAGATCCTGGAACATCTTGCGTAGATACATCAGTCTCCGTGAAATAACCCAAGCGGCCCAAACGTTTTTTCGATAAATCAATCTTTTCACTGTCGAACCAGGCACTTTCAAACTGGCGCATCTCGCGACGAATTACTAGATCACGAGTCTTGGCATTACCGGTAACATTGACTTGACGAACATAGACGCGACGACCTGGATCAACCACCAGAGTCAAATCCACTTCACTTAGTTCACGACGAATGTCTGGTTGTGGATTGATGGTTGCAAACGCATAACCATATGAACCTAGAATTTCAGCAATCGCTTTAGTACTCTCAGTCAACTTAGCAGATGAGAAGGTGTCGCCAGGCTTAAGACTTACCAACTGAATTAACTCAGCCTCTTTGCCCAATAAGTCACCAGCTAAACGCACATCTTTTACTGTGAATTTATTACCCTCACGGATACTAATTGTCAGATAGATGCCTTTTTTATCAGGGGTAATAGAAACCTGGGTGGACTCAATAACAAACTCAAGGTAACCACGATTGAGATAGTAGGAGCGAATATTCTCCAAGTCGGCCGTGAGCTTTTGCTTGGAATACAAATTGTCTTTGCTATACCAAGAAAGCCAGCCACCAGTTTTCAACTGCATCTGGCTCTTAAGGGTGCTCTCACTGAACACCTTATTGCCAATAAAATTGATCTCTTGGATCTTAGCTACAGGACCTTCATCGATATTGAAATAAATCGCCACTTGATTACGCTCTACTGGGGTAACGGTTGCAACTACTTCAGCTGCATACATACCTTTACCAACATACTGGCGCTTCAGTTCTTGTTCAGCTTTATCAATCAAAGCCTTGTCATAGAAACGAGCTTCAGCAACCCCAACGGCTTTGAGTGACTTCCGAACTACCTCTACATCAAACTCCTTCATGCCAGTAAATTCAATCCGGGAAATAGTAGGACGCTCTTCAACGATCACAATCAAAACATTACCCTGAGCCTGAATTTGCACATCTCGGAAAAAGCCAGTGCTGTAGAGTGCCTTAATGGCCTCAGCACTCTTCTCTTCGGTAAAGGTATCGCCTACCTGAACTGGAAGGTAGCTAAATACAGTGCCTGGCTCCACTCGCTGCAAGCCTTCGATTCGAATATCTTTAATGACAAAGGTATCGGCTGCTTGTGCGTTTATACAAAAACCTGCCGCAACAATCAGAACGACTTGAGCAATAAATCGAGTTAGGGAGCGAAAAGAAGGTATCAAAAAATTCAAGGTGAAAGGTAGCGTTGCAAATCGTTAAACAAGGCCAGCAAGGAAAGGGCTATCAGCAGCAAAAAACCCACTTTTTGGAGCTTTTCCTGCAGAGATAATGAAATTCGCTTACCAGCAACCAACTCCCATGCATCATACAGGAGCTGACCCCCATCTAGCATTGGTAAAGGCACTAAATTCAAGAGTCCAATGCTAATACTCATGAGGGCCAAAAAGGCTACAAATGGCTGCCAGCCCACCTGGGCTGACTTCCCAGCCATATCCGCAATACTCAAGGGTCCACCCAGCTGCTTTAAGGTCGTTTTGCCGGTCAATAAACCAAGCATTAGCCTCATAGAGACCTTGGTGATCAAATAGACCCGCTGACTAGCAAAGCTCAGGGCATCAATCGGACCCAATTTCAGCTGATTCCACTCTGCAGGCGGGGTGATCTGGGGAAATAAGCCTAATGCTTTTAGTGGGTCCGATTCTGGTGTTACCGGGGGTAAATCACCCTGCCTAAAGGATTTAATATGGCGCCCACCAGAGGCATCCCGCATTTCTAGGGCAAAGCCCTGCTCTCCAGTTACGGCATCCAATAGCTGCCAACGCAGAGCATTCCAACTTGGGACGGGATCAAACTCTTCAAGAATTGGGGCGCCACTATAGTCAGATGGCAGCGATTGCCAACCAATCACTTGATCACCCGCTGCTACCCCTAGTTTGGCAGCAATCGATTGCTCAGGGGGAGCCTGCAGTTTTGCTGGCAACTGAGGCACGCCTGTGACGTAAATGATCGAAAATAAAATGACTGCCAAGAGGAAATTGGCAAATGGTCCAGCAGCCACAATGACAGATCGTTGCCAGAGCGGCTTTACATCAAAGGACTGAGATCGATCCTGCGCTGAAATATTTTGTTGACCATCTCGGCCATCCAATAATTTGACATAGCCGCCCAAGGGGATAGAAGCTACAACCCACTCGGTACCGCTACTGGCGCGAAAAGTAAATAATGGCTTGCCAAAACCTAAGGCAAAACGAAGTACTTTGACACCACATAAACGGGCTGCTAAAAAATGACCATATTCATGAAAGCTGACCAGCACACCTAAAGTGACCAAGAATGAAGCAAGAGTAATTAAGGCCTGCACAAATCGCCGATCTATCTTTTGAGATCGCGAATGAAATCATTCGCAGTACGACGAGCCAAAGCATCAACCTCAAGAATCGCTTCCAGGGAGCTCGCAGCAACTGAAGGCAAGGCATTTAAGCAGTGCTCCACTACATTAGGAATGCTTAAGTATGGCAAGCCATCATCCAAGAAAGCGGCCACAGCAACTTCGTTCGCAGCATTCAATACAGCAGGAGTAGTGCCCCCTGCTTTTGCCGCAGCAAAGGCCAAGTTAAGACAGGGGAATTGAGCAAAATTTGGTTCGGTGAAACTGAGACCACTCAACTGAGTCAGATTTAAAGGAGCAACACCAGCCTCGATGCGTTCAGGCCAGGCAAGGCCATAAGCAATTGGAGTGCGCATATCAGGCTGACCCATTTGCGCCAGCACAGAGCCATCACGATAACGCACCATCGAGTGCACTACGCTCTGCGGATGAATCAACACCTTAATCTTTTCTAGCGGCAAACCAAACAACCAAAAAGCTTCGATAACTTCCAAGCCTTTATTCATCATCGTTGCTGAATCAACTGAAATTTTTCTACCCATCACCCAGTTTGGATGGGCGCAAGCTTGCTCGGGGGTAATGTCCGATAAATCCGCAAGCTGTCTGTCTCTGAATGGTCCGCCAGAGGCAGTTAACCAAAGCTCTTCAACACCTAAATGCGCAGATGGATTTTTTGTAAAGCGATCTGGCAGACATTGAAAAATCGCATTATGTTCACTGTCGATGGGAAGTAATTCACCGCCGCCAGCTTGCATAGCCTGCATAAATAAATTACCTGACATCACGAGCGCTTCTTTATTGGCCAACAATACCCGCTTACCTGCTTGAGCTGCAGCTAGGGCAGGGACTAGGCCAGCTGCACCCACAATCGCTGCCATAACGGTATCGCACCCTGATTCGGTGATGGCACTTACTAATGCCTCAGGCCCATAAAGAACTTGAGTCGCGATCTTTTTTGCTTGCAGGAGTTGAGCCAGCTTAGCAGCGCCCTCAGCGTCAGCCACTACTGCAATAGTTGGCTTGAACTCAATACATTGCTCAGATAGACGTTCAATCTGTTTTGCAGCAGTCAAAGCGACCACCTTGAAGCGATCTGGATGCGCACGAATCACATCTAAAGTATTAACACCAATCGATCCCGTAGATCCGAGGATGGCAACTTGCTTAAGAGACATCAAATCAATCCAGCTAGTAATGCAGCAATCGGCATTGTCGGGATGAGAGCATCAACCCGATCTAGTACGCCACCATGGCCAGGCAGCAAATGACTGCTGTCTTTAACACCAGCTAAGCGCTTCAACTGAGACTCAAACAAATCACCAAAGACGCTGAACGCAGCTAATACGGTAACCATCAAGAGCATCGGCACCCATCCAAATCGAATAGCCCAGGCACCAAATAAGGTATCAGCTAGAGGTAAATACATGACACATAAGAATGCGTAGAGATAGCAAAGCACGAGACCGCCTAGCGCACCCTCAATTGACTTCCCCGGACTAATATTCACGGCTAACTTATGCTTACCAAAAGCCTTGCCAACAAAGTAAGCGCCGATATCGGCAACCCAAACTAAAGCCATACTACTCAATAAAAAGACTAAGCCCAGCTCACGTAAGAAGACTAAAGCGAACCAAGTGGCTGGGAGAATGATCAAACCCAGAATGCTGTAGAAAGGTTTGAATTTTTGAAGCGAGAGGTTCATCCCCTTTGCCAAAATAAATGGCGCCAGAAAGAACCAAAACAGGACTGCCATCATGAGCAGAGAGAACTGCCATGAGATCGCCTGAGTAGCCAGCAAAAACAAAATGATGGCCAAACAAAAAGCAGCATAGAGCCATGCCGCCTTTTTTGCCTCAGGGGCAATCATGCGACTCCATTCCCAAGCAGCTACAACTAATGCGACGAGGAAAAATCCGCCCAAATAGATTGGTGGTAATAAAAATAAGATGGGCAATAGCACTGCCATCAAGATAGTGGCAGTAATGATTCGGGTTTTTAACATAAGGGAATAAGAATACTTAGACTGCGTCGCTCAAAGGCTCGGAAGCTAGCTGAGCACTCGTACGTCCAAAACGACGCTCGCGCTGACTAAACCAGTCAAACGCTTTATGTAATTCAGCCTCATCAAAATCAGGCCAAAGGATATCCGTGAAATACAACTCGGTATACGCGAGTTGCCACAATAAGAAGTTGCTTACTCTTTGCTC
Proteins encoded in this window:
- the lpxD gene encoding UDP-3-O-(3-hydroxymyristoyl)glucosamine N-acyltransferase, whose translation is MPTAIELAEQFQVSLVGDGSLVLQGLAPLERAQVSQISFLSNPLYRQQASDSAAGGLIVNQADADFLQANPGSNSVGRVYFVSKNPYATFARMAQHFAKASAPIYAPGVHSSAAVDPSVNIPDSCHIGPFVQIGPGVKLGERVSLLGNTSVARNSAIASDTLIYPNVSIYSETTIGERCIIHSGAVIGADGFGFAPDFSATGAEWVKIPQTGAVVIGNDVEIGASTTIDRGAMSDTIIGSGTKIDNQVQIAHNVVVGNCCVIAGCAAISGSTKIGNFCIIGGAANFAGHLTIADKTTVSGNTSIIRSITEPGQHYTGVYPSMLHGAWEKNAAILRGLDKIRQRLRLLDKSK
- the lpxB gene encoding lipid-A-disaccharide synthase, translated to MTLLPPLHAALFDRVNRVSKLACVAGEPSGDLLAAPVLSALKQIPDTSNLVVYGIGGPRMQEQGLRSDWPMETLSVRGYVEAIKQLPAILKLRKELISNLTGEGRPDVYLGIDAPDFNLGVELALRKAGIPTLHFVSPSIWAWRAGRITKIKQAVERMLCIFPFETEIYERAGISATYVGHPLASEIPLEPNPVMAKQRIEKILSLPVNTLNGIVVSVLPGSRGSEIELIAPVFFETMAELTKLMPGQAIHFVIPVATPRLREPLEAQLKNTLDKNPDLKIYLIDGEADAVLEAADVVLIASGTATLQAALWKKPMVISYKVPWLTAQIMKRQGYLPYVGLPNILCGEFVVPELLQDDATPNKLADALVDWLNKPNKVAQLKTRFAEMHETLRRPTGLLVAQAVAQTITASKNRTTV
- a CDS encoding RNA methyltransferase, encoding MKMEFISSKDNSLFKEIRQLQATGPKGQKARFACGQALLEGIHLVQTWVGNPGLKTLITSELGLQNPEIAQAVYDHVEICPDTRVYQLDKGLWDLLSDLVNAPQIAGLLDLPESALNPQKSVATISGDVIILDRIQDAGNVGSILRTAAAAGFTQVIALTGCAHLWSSKVLRAGMGAHRLLDLYEGWSTPQVLSAVTAPLLAATADGELDLFNMPKVLIHPVAWVMGSEGQGVSEDLMAQAKGVSIPIDPRVESLNVSTAAAICLFETVRVRRS
- the fabZ gene encoding 3-hydroxyacyl-ACP dehydratase FabZ, producing the protein MSKPIAIDINQILKLLPHRYPFLLVDRVLEIEPRQSITALKNVTMNEPFFQGHFPDFPVMPGVLIIEALAQTAALLTFSEVREENAIYYFAGIDGARFKKPVLPGDQLIMTAKLERERAGIYKFQVQATVDGELAAEANITCAVRTKGA
- the lpxA gene encoding acyl-ACP--UDP-N-acetylglucosamine O-acyltransferase, producing the protein MTRIHASAVVDSKAEIASDVEIGPYSVIGPNVKIGAGSKIGSHTVIEGYTTIGKENNFAHFAAIGGAPQDMKYRGEPTQLIIGDRNTIREFTTIHTGTSQDEGITRIGDDNWIMAYVHIAHDCQIGNHTIFSSNAQIAGHVKVSDWAIMGGMSGVHQFVRIGQHAMLGGASALVQDIPPFVIAAGDKASPHGINVEGLKRRGFSSETISALRQAYKVLYKDSLSFEEAKVEIQKMALASVSDAATAEKLTEFHDFIAASTRGIIR
- the bamA gene encoding outer membrane protein assembly factor BamA, producing the protein MIPSFRSLTRFIAQVVLIVAAGFCINAQAADTFVIKDIRIEGLQRVEPGTVFSYLPVQVGDTFTEEKSAEAIKALYSTGFFRDVQIQAQGNVLIVIVEERPTISRIEFTGMKEFDVEVVRKSLKAVGVAEARFYDKALIDKAEQELKRQYVGKGMYAAEVVATVTPVERNQVAIYFNIDEGPVAKIQEINFIGNKVFSESTLKSQMQLKTGGWLSWYSKDNLYSKQKLTADLENIRSYYLNRGYLEFVIESTQVSITPDKKGIYLTISIREGNKFTVKDVRLAGDLLGKEAELIQLVSLKPGDTFSSAKLTESTKAIAEILGSYGYAFATINPQPDIRRELSEVDLTLVVDPGRRVYVRQVNVTGNAKTRDLVIRREMRQFESAWFDSEKIDLSKKRLGRLGYFTETDVSTQDVPGSADQVDVNVKVTEKPTGAITLGAGFSSTEKLILSAGINQENAFGTGTAVGLNFSLGKINQSLALSNYDPYFTEDGISRFTDLYYRSSKPLYYTGDPDYQIKSVGSNIKFGVPYTEVDRVFFGTGFEVFQIQSSINTPTPYLNYMQDYGIAAPGYPATLNTYNVPITIGWSRDGRDSTLIPSTGSLQQLNAELGTPVGNMMFYRLFGQYQKYHSFSKGNILSFNGEVGYGEAYGKYPFPITKNYYVGGIGSVRGYAPGSLGPTYVNTYTGLNQPTGGQSKIVSNVEYTVPVPGSGVDKTLRVFGFVDGGNVYNENINLVLRYSYGLGLSWISPLGPLKFSYGIPIKSLPTDNIQRLQFQVGTAF
- a CDS encoding pyruvate, water dikinase regulatory protein — encoded protein: MSTQTRIVFIVSDGTGITAENFSQSILAQFEATFKHIRVPFVDSPEKAHDAVSNINQAAVKYGVQPIVFTTLVNPDLNQIVGKANGLILDMFQTFVAPLEQALGVKSTHAMNRLHHNADTEAYKNRIEAINYSLAHDDGQSNKNLAEADVILVGISRVGKTPTSLYLAMQYGMKAANYPLIPEDFERGQLPKDLIPYRNKIFGLMIDAERLSEIRNERRPGSNYAKLENCRYEINEATAMMKKESIPWVATTSKSIEEIATTVLQSIKSDKTILG
- the rnhB gene encoding ribonuclease HII; translated protein: MSMIWVCGIDEAGRGPLAGAVVAGAVVLDPENPIAGLKDSKKLSAARREFLFEQIQLKAKAWGIGEASPAEIDEINILQATMLAMRRAIEDLTTRLGGWPDKALIDGNRCPELPISAEAIVKGDTKEPAISAASILAKVTRDRQMMALHELHPQYGFAQHMGYPTEAHFAALKEFGACDQHRRSFSPVRNVLALHS
- a CDS encoding OmpH family outer membrane protein; this translates as MKLRQSSKWIQYGLIAVSSLIALPQAFAQDAGTRVAAVNVEKVFNESDMAKASQTKLQNEFMKRQNEIRSSAERIKAAAEKLDRDSAVMSEADRVRRQRELADQDRELQRKQREYTEDLNQRNFEERAKIAEKANQALKQIADQRKIDVIIQDPAYANPKVDVTDDVIKALNSLK